The Horticoccus luteus DNA window GACGAAGAGGTAAAACCGCAGGGGGTTGAGCTGGCTCTGCCGGCGGCCGGCGATGAACTCGCGGGTGAGCTGGCCGGGTTTCGCCAGCAACAAGGCGACGCTGCTGAAAAACTTTCCCTCGAAGTGAAACACGTTTTCCAGCAAGTCGTGGGCGACGTGGTGGAACGACCGGTGGTAGTCGATATCGTGCTGGCCGCAGTGTGAGCAATAGGGACCGTGCAGCGCGGCGCCGCAATTCTGACAAACGTGGGGAGAGGCGGATGTCGCGTCGACGTCGCGCGAGGTGGAGCTGGACACGCGCGAACGAGAGCAGGTCGCGGGGCAAAAGAAAAGGCCGGCCCGGAAAGGGCCGGCGGGAAAACGAAGGAGGCGCAGCGAGACCCGCACGGGAGAAACGGCGGCGCGGGCGCCGGGCCGCCGGGGCGCGACGGAGACTTATTTGTCGGCCGTTTTGCCGTCGTATTTCCGGAAGGTGATGTCGCCGTTCATGGTCGTGACGCTGACGTCGACGCCGCCGCCGTTGAGCGTGCCGGACACGAGTTTGCCTCCGGTCATGGGCGGGAGCGGGGGAATGGGCGGCATCGGGGCGACGGCATCCGGCGGGGAATTTTCATCGGAGCTGTCGTCGGCCGCGGGGGCGTCGTGATCGGCGACGGCGCCGTCGCGGGCCGCGCGGGCGGCCTCACGGGCGGCGCGGGCGGCATCGCGAGCGACTTCGCGGGCGACGCGGACGCCTTCGCGCACGGCGGATTGGATTTCGGCGGTGGAGACGCCGTGGGCGCGATTCGGACTGCCGAGGGATTGGGTTTTGGTGACGAGGGCTTTCTCGTCGAAGTCGGTGAGGACGGCGCCGTTCTGGGTGCGCAGTTTGAGATTGGCCTTGGCATCGGCCGGGACGCGGAGGTGCACCTCGCCGTTCATGGTGGAGAACGAGAGAGGTTTCCCGGCGGTGAGCGTGGGGAAGTTGGCGAAGATTTCGCCGTTCATGGTCTCGATGAGCACGCTGCCGCTGACGCGGTCGAGGTGGATTTCGCCGTTGACGCTTTTGGCTTCGATGTCGCCGGTGACGTCGGCGATTTTGACGTCGCCGCCGTACGTGGAGGCGATCGCGATGGCGGTGTGGCGGGGCACCGTGATATCGAACTCGCCGGGCTGGCTGGGCCAGGAGGTGTAGCCGAACTCGAGCGTGGCGACGTTGCTCTTTTCGTTGAGCGAATAAGAAGCGGAGGAGGAGAGCACGCGCAGGCCGTCGGCGCGAGGGGCGGGGCGTTCGGAGGTGATGCTGGACTTGACGGTGATTTCGGCCACATCGGCGCCGTGAATGCGAAAGTCGCCCATGTTGGCGCGGATTTTCAATGTGCCGGGCTGCGCGGGATCGGAGAATTTAAGGGTGGCGATATCGTCGGCCGCGTGGGCAGCAGGCACGGCGAAGGCGGCGGCGAGCAGGATCACGGCGGCCGCGGCCGCAATGAGGAATGAGGAATAGAGCGAATGGGTTTTCATAGGGTGAGGCGGCGGGGCCGCGGTGAGACGAAGGGTGGGCGGGTGGTGGCAGTCTCAGTGGTGAAAGGGAGCCGGGTGCGGCGATCAGAGCTGGGCGAGGCCGCGCTTGGCGGCTTCGCGCACGGAGCGGTCGACGGCGGTGTCGCGCGTGAGTTGCTCGAGGGTGCCGGCGGCCTCGCGGTCGCGGGCGGCGACGAGAAAGTCGATCATCGACACTTGGACGAGGGGGCTTTGTTCGCGGGGGAGTGACGCGAGCACGCCGGCGCGGACAACGTCTTCGCCGGCGTGCGGGTAAAGCGCATCGAGGGCGGTGAGGCGGACGTTGACGCTGGGATCGAGGGCGAGTGCGCCGATGAGTTGAGTGAGCACCTGCGGATCGGCTTTCGCGGCGGCCATGGAGGAGAGGACGCCTTGCAGGCGCTCGGGCGTGGAGCGTTCCTGCAGGAGCGAATAACTGACGAGTTGGCCCATCGAATCGACGCGGTGCCGCAAGTCCGCGAGTTCGCGCGCCGTGGCGGGATCTGCGGCGGGAGCGGCGGCCGGGATGACCGCGGGTGGAGCGTAGCGGGTGCCGGCGAGGAAGCCGACGATGAGCAGGCCGCAGGCGGCGACGGGGGCGAAGATCCAGCGCAAGAGCGTAGAGCGCGTGCGTTGCGAGGCGCGACGCGCGGCCGCGGCGACGCTGGCGGCGGAGTTTTTCTCCTCTTCGAGCAGCGCGTAAAAGTGGGTGCGCAGGCGGGGACTGGGGGCGGGGGCGGGCAGGGCGTCGAGGGCCGCCAGGGTTTTATTGAGGGCGGCAAATTCGCGCTGGCAGTCGGGGCAATGGGCGAGATGCGCGCGCACATCCGCCGCGACGGGCGCGGCGAGGCGTTGATCGAGCAAGTCCGGAAAGTGGTCGCGGGCCAGGGTGCAGTTCATGACAAGGGCTCCTTTTGCAGTTGAAAATAGTGGTCGCGCAAGGCGCGGAGGGCGCGGTGCGCGCGGACTTTCGCGGCGCCGACGGAGCATTCAAGGATGCCGGCGATCTCGGCGAACGAGAGTTCTTGAAAGCGGCTGAGGAGGAGGACCTCGCGGTCGTCGCGGGCGAGGCGGCCGAGCGCGGTGTGGAGCAGCGCATGGTCGTCACGGGTCGTGGCGCGGTCGCTGGCGTCGGGCGCGTCGTCCGCGTGCGTGTGCAGGATAGCGGGATCGGTGGCGGTGGGCAGCCGGGTGGACTGGCGAAAATGGTCGGCGGCGCAGCGGCGGGCGAGTTGGTAGAGCCAGGCGGTGAACGACCCTTCATCGCGGTAGGTGTGGCGGTATTTGAGAATGCGTTGAAAGACGATCTGCGCGATGTCTTCCGCAGCCGCGCGCTGGCCAGTGAGCTTGTAAAGAAAACCGAAGAGGGGACCGTGGTGGCGTTCGAAGAGTTCGCCCAGTGAATCGAGTTCCCCATCGCGAACGGCGAGCATGAGGGCGTGATCGGAGGCGGGGGTGGCGGTGTCCACGGCGAAGCGGGCGCGAGCGTTAGCCGCCGGTGGGCGGGAGGAAATGCGGAAATCGGTCAGGTCGGCGATCACGGCGATACATGGAGGTCAGTGGCGAGGGAAACCGAGGAGGCGGCGAAAGGTTACAGAGAATTTCCCGGCCGCGTGGGACGTGCGTTGGGCGCGCGAGCCGCGCGGGAGGAGGCGAGCTTTCGTGCGGCGGGAGATTGCGTCGGGCGGGAGGTTGCGCATGGTCGCAGCATGAACCGACGCGATTTCCTCGTAAGTTCCTCGGCCGCGATGTTCACGGGTTGGGCAGTGGGAAAAGGCAAGGAGTCGGCGTCGTCGGCCACGGCGTCCGCAGCAGGGCAGAAGGCCGCGGCGAGCGCAGCGACGGCCACGGAATTTCGAACCCTACGGCGCGACGTGGGGGTGTTTACAGGCCGGGGCGGCACGATCGGCTGGCTGGCGGACAAGGACGCGCTCGCGATCGTCGATACGCAGTTTCCCGACACGGCAGGGATCTGCCTGGGCGGATTGCCGGGGCGCAAGGACCGGCGGATCGACGTGGTGTTGAATACGCATCACCACGCCGATCACACCAGTGGCAACGGCATCTTCCGGCCGGTGGCGCGGACGATCGTCGCGCAGGCGAACGTGCCGAAGTTGCAATTCGCGGCGGCGGAGCGGGCGGAGCGCAATCCCAACGTGTCGTCGTGGGCGCGCCTGACCCAGCAGGTTTACGCCGACACGACTTTCCCTGAAGTCTGGCGGCACGACGTGGGCGGCGAAGTGATGACGGCGCAGTTCAACGGGCCGGGCCACACCGGCGGCGACGCGGTGATCACGTTTGAGCGGGCGAACGTGGTGCACATGGGCGATCTGGTATTTAACCGCATCTACCCGGTGATCGATCGGGCGGGTGGCGCCTCGATTCGGAATTGGATCAAGATTCTGGCGGAGGCGCAGCGCGACTATCCGGCGGACGCGATTTATATATACGGCCACGGCAATCCGAAGTTCGGGGTGACGGGCACGCGGAGCGATCTCGGCGTCATGCATGATTATCTGACGGCGTTGGTCGACTATACGCAGAAGCAGATCGACGCGGGCAAAGCGAAGGCGGAGATCGTGACTTTGGAAAACATGCCCGGTTTCGAGGACTTTCACGCGCCGGCACCGAACCGCCTGGCGGGAAACCTAGCCGACGCCTACGACGAGTTGACGGCGAAGGCGGGTTGAGAGCGGGAGTAAAACTTGGAGAGTAGTTGTAGCGTCGGTTGCACGGCGCAGACGAGCGGGAATTCCCGAGTTTTGGAGTGGTGTTATGATAGAGAGGGTTCACTGTAAGTGCTCTAGAATGAGAGAATTCTCCATGTTCTTCACGCCGGATGATTTTGCGCGTTCTCGGATTTCATTGTCGTTGCGGTGAAGACCAAGGCGCTGAGGTTAGCCGGAACGGTCCTTGATCTTACTGCCGTAGCTTTATTCTGTATTCTCGCTTTTTGGCCCCGCGGCAGTGCCGACTTTGCCGATACAGCTGCGGGACCCCGTTCGGGACTTAATATTGCGCACGCTGTTGTCGGCGCACGTTCGGCGATTCCGCTAGGGCCAGCGCACCACCGACCGCTCACAAAGAGCGAAGAAGAAACTCTTGCCGCCATGCGCACGGCGTTACGGGTGCACAACCCGACCGCGAACCACCGCCTTCAGAGTGTGCCAGTTAGGGCGCGCAATTTTCCGGCGCCGCTGGAACCGCAACTTTCCACGGCCCAGCGGAAAGTGCTTCAAAAGCTAAGGTGGGGTCCGGCTAAAGAGCTTATGTATCGAGGCGATGCCGCCGATGCCACGGTGCGCACCTTAGCGTCTCCGGCGTTGGCGTTGGGCAGTCCGGGCGGTCCTGAAGAGGCGGTGAGTGCGGTGATACGGTTTACGCAAACCAACAAGGAACTGTTCCTGCTCAGCAACCCGGCTCAGGAACTCGCAGTAACGACGATCGACGCGATCGACGGCTCGGGCTACGTGGTTCGGCTCCAGCAGCGTTACGATGGAATACCTGTCTGGCCGAGCGAAATAATTGGCAACGTGAGCGAAACCGGCGTGCTGACGGTTATTGCGGGAAGTTACATTCCCACGCCCTCGCTGGCTTCCACCCAACCGTCGATTGAGAAGGCCGAGGCGATCGAGGTTGCACTGGCGCGTGGGGGCTTTCCGGCGGCAGCCCAAGGGTTGACGACTGAAGCGAAGCTCGTGGTTTTCGGCGACAAAGGGAACGTCCCAGAGTTGGCCTATCACGTGACAATGGAGACGCCAGACGAGCGGCGGAGTACATTCGTCAGCGCGGTGACTGGACTGGTGCTTTTGAGCTACTCCGAGATCTGCGATGCGAGTGCCACCGGTTCTGGGGTAGATTTGCTTGGTGCGACTCGCACGTTAAACGTATCGACCAGTGGAGCATCCTACGTCCTCAAAGACACTTCAAAGGCGATGTATGTACCGGCGACCGGCAAGGGAGCGATTTCGATTTACGACGCTGGAGAAGTGGCTACCTCGAGTCCGCCTATTGGTGGTTCGGCGAATCTGAATGGCGGTTATGTGCCTGCAGCGGTCAGTGCAGCCTACAACCTTAGTCGTGTGTATGATTTCTATGCGGGCGCACTGTCCCGAATTTCCTTCGATAATCTAGGCGCTGACGTTATCGCCGTCGTCCGCGCCCGCAATGCCGACGGCACTACTCTCAGCAATGCTTTTTGGAATAGCCACTTTCTGACGTTTGGATCTGGTGATCGTTATCCTGCCGCTCTGGACGTCGTTGCGCACGAATTCACTCATGCGGTTACGGGATCTACAGCGCAATTGGTTTACCAAGGAGAGTCGGGCGCTCTTAATGAGAGTTTCTCCGACATCATGGGAGAAGCCTGTGAGGGATACATGACAGGAGCGGCCGACTGGTTGGTGGGCACTTCGCTCTTACGCCCGTCGCGGAGCCTGAGCGCCCCGGCTCTCTTTGGGCAGCCCGCCTCAATGTCAGGATATGTCAGGACGACTAACGACAACGGAGGGGTGCATATGAACAGCGGCATTCCCAATCACGCTTTTTACCTGTTGGCGGAAGGGCTAGAGGGCGGAGGCATTG harbors:
- a CDS encoding MBL fold metallo-hydrolase, which codes for MNRRDFLVSSSAAMFTGWAVGKGKESASSATASAAGQKAAASAATATEFRTLRRDVGVFTGRGGTIGWLADKDALAIVDTQFPDTAGICLGGLPGRKDRRIDVVLNTHHHADHTSGNGIFRPVARTIVAQANVPKLQFAAAERAERNPNVSSWARLTQQVYADTTFPEVWRHDVGGEVMTAQFNGPGHTGGDAVITFERANVVHMGDLVFNRIYPVIDRAGGASIRNWIKILAEAQRDYPADAIYIYGHGNPKFGVTGTRSDLGVMHDYLTALVDYTQKQIDAGKAKAEIVTLENMPGFEDFHAPAPNRLAGNLADAYDELTAKAG
- a CDS encoding RNA polymerase sigma factor gives rise to the protein MIADLTDFRISSRPPAANARARFAVDTATPASDHALMLAVRDGELDSLGELFERHHGPLFGFLYKLTGQRAAAEDIAQIVFQRILKYRHTYRDEGSFTAWLYQLARRCAADHFRQSTRLPTATDPAILHTHADDAPDASDRATTRDDHALLHTALGRLARDDREVLLLSRFQELSFAEIAGILECSVGAAKVRAHRALRALRDHYFQLQKEPLS
- a CDS encoding zf-HC2 domain-containing protein, yielding MNCTLARDHFPDLLDQRLAAPVAADVRAHLAHCPDCQREFAALNKTLAALDALPAPAPSPRLRTHFYALLEEEKNSAASVAAAARRASQRTRSTLLRWIFAPVAACGLLIVGFLAGTRYAPPAVIPAAAPAADPATARELADLRHRVDSMGQLVSYSLLQERSTPERLQGVLSSMAAAKADPQVLTQLIGALALDPSVNVRLTALDALYPHAGEDVVRAGVLASLPREQSPLVQVSMIDFLVAARDREAAGTLEQLTRDTAVDRSVREAAKRGLAQL
- a CDS encoding DUF4097 family beta strand repeat-containing protein; its protein translation is MKTHSLYSSFLIAAAAAVILLAAAFAVPAAHAADDIATLKFSDPAQPGTLKIRANMGDFRIHGADVAEITVKSSITSERPAPRADGLRVLSSSASYSLNEKSNVATLEFGYTSWPSQPGEFDITVPRHTAIAIASTYGGDVKIADVTGDIEAKSVNGEIHLDRVSGSVLIETMNGEIFANFPTLTAGKPLSFSTMNGEVHLRVPADAKANLKLRTQNGAVLTDFDEKALVTKTQSLGSPNRAHGVSTAEIQSAVREGVRVAREVARDAARAAREAARAARDGAVADHDAPAADDSSDENSPPDAVAPMPPIPPLPPMTGGKLVSGTLNGGGVDVSVTTMNGDITFRKYDGKTADK